In Flavobacteriales bacterium, one genomic interval encodes:
- a CDS encoding PKD domain-containing protein gives MKRPVIFSLLAVFSFGVMFMLMASTHYETLPIEFRNAQDSLVVDTVFCIGEKFRVSPPQEATSKNDEIKWRMDNSLSEIEPVREFSHLAEGVHRLDMLINGRYRGTRTITVKQCNAVIHMPSRMELNVEATFSDKTNNARSRHWYINDEDVTVDSSATELTYQFTKAGDYKVDVRVITNDGDTLPMYSNEMAVYPPQKKVERREPVLPPTKKEPKVEKKNEIKPSVPPPSPLISNGFLNKASYEFSETYLVSYVDGVEESCYDYNGERRTLNLKDLKKDVCLSKIWVVPDPNLKGNKLLVRIKNAKSDYQWVQNVFPVQGGFSDGPRYVSVTTLGCALLKGESYIITVQSADEQSRFADMSYDNDCLGVIDIGDLMGGLDFVEKTKIVKLEFKY, from the coding sequence ATGAAGAGACCGGTCATATTCAGCTTACTGGCCGTGTTCAGCTTCGGTGTCATGTTCATGCTAATGGCATCAACACATTACGAAACACTGCCTATCGAATTCCGTAATGCTCAGGATTCGCTGGTTGTGGATACTGTGTTCTGTATTGGTGAAAAATTCCGGGTTTCACCTCCACAAGAGGCTACTTCCAAAAATGACGAGATAAAGTGGAGAATGGATAATTCGCTGTCTGAAATTGAGCCCGTCCGCGAATTCTCACACCTTGCCGAGGGTGTGCATAGGCTGGATATGTTGATCAATGGAAGATATAGGGGCACAAGGACCATTACCGTGAAGCAATGCAACGCGGTGATACACATGCCAAGTAGAATGGAATTGAATGTTGAAGCCACCTTCAGCGATAAGACCAACAACGCACGCTCGCGCCACTGGTACATCAACGATGAGGATGTAACGGTGGATAGCAGCGCGACCGAACTCACTTACCAGTTCACCAAAGCCGGTGACTACAAGGTGGATGTGCGCGTAATAACCAATGACGGGGATACCTTGCCGATGTACAGTAACGAAATGGCCGTGTACCCACCACAGAAGAAAGTAGAAAGAAGAGAACCCGTATTGCCACCTACTAAAAAGGAACCCAAGGTTGAAAAAAAGAACGAGATAAAACCGTCGGTACCACCCCCTAGCCCCTTGATAAGCAACGGATTCCTGAACAAGGCCAGCTACGAATTCAGTGAAACGTATCTGGTAAGCTACGTAGATGGCGTAGAGGAAAGTTGTTATGACTACAATGGTGAACGCAGAACGCTGAACTTGAAAGACCTGAAAAAAGATGTTTGCCTAAGCAAAATTTGGGTAGTGCCGGACCCTAATCTGAAAGGTAATAAATTACTTGTACGCATTAAGAATGCGAAGAGCGACTACCAATGGGTGCAGAATGTATTTCCAGTGCAAGGTGGGTTTTCTGATGGTCCTCGATACGTAAGCGTAACCACACTGGGTTGTGCGCTATTGAAAGGAGAATCGTACATAATTACGGTACAGTCTGCAGATGAACAAAGCCGCTTCGCCGACATGAGCTATGATAATGATTGCCTAGGAGTTATTGACATAGGTGACTTAATGGGTGGCTTGGATTTTGTCGAAAAGACCAAGATCGTGAAACTTGAATTCAAGTATTGA
- a CDS encoding M23 family metallopeptidase codes for MVSILFMTAGCEQKPKEVKTVVERKPCSGDPCFNPALAMQNGSGMNGARFGKVRDGGARQHDGIDLQMDMGTSLFAMYDGYVVEAGKRSGYGNCLVYLTKFHGQPIYIMYAHLRSISVAVGDVIKAGDLIALSGNTGNLEVAIYQGSVKAHMHLEVREFEIDKTFSASARLNPEDFMGTEFGASGRPVYDRDCHHAF; via the coding sequence ATGGTGTCCATTCTTTTCATGACGGCCGGCTGCGAGCAAAAGCCCAAGGAGGTAAAAACAGTGGTGGAGCGTAAACCCTGCTCTGGTGATCCCTGCTTCAACCCAGCTCTTGCAATGCAGAACGGTTCTGGAATGAATGGTGCTCGTTTTGGTAAGGTGCGTGATGGCGGAGCCCGACAACATGATGGAATTGACCTGCAAATGGATATGGGGACATCGCTTTTCGCAATGTACGACGGTTACGTTGTGGAAGCTGGTAAACGCTCAGGTTACGGTAACTGCCTTGTTTATCTTACCAAGTTCCACGGCCAGCCTATTTATATTATGTACGCTCATCTGCGTTCCATTAGTGTAGCAGTAGGTGACGTAATTAAAGCAGGTGATCTAATTGCCTTGTCCGGAAACACCGGTAATTTAGAGGTAGCGATTTACCAAGGGAGTGTAAAAGCGCACATGCACTTGGAGGTGCGAGAATTTGAGATCGACAAAACGTTTTCGGCCAGTGCTCGTCTGAACCCGGAGGACTTTATGGGTACGGAATTTGGCGCCAGTGGAAGACCCGTTTACGACCGCGATTGTCATCATGCCTTTTAG
- a CDS encoding T9SS type A sorting domain-containing protein, whose amino-acid sequence MPVATVLSDTAFCPGEQLQIAFSPTGTDTFSLAWSSGSWPSSSSDTLVAPAINTTPNSNTSVLNTLTNNTTGCDTTSTISILIHPQPSFDTITSFACAGDTLIVSGISNANMGTYAWASSPQPIAFAIASDSASIISANNSMDPLHLVLQGACSLDTLLINIQLFPLPVALITNTSDFLDGQVSYCNGQQLVLSCADTNAVWTALDTAFLEPDMALGDSYEPMITSTGTHEIVLTVSRDSSGVVCKADTMLTVHASRSLCKISSLYQFPGYIFIASLDTTFNGNTPFFQWFNANDPLTLDTLASVGNAAVAIIPEALADSVIRVFGSYYGEGLCECSSERLNTKAFFGHVNELKVYPNPVVEGNVNMIMPSYFRDQHVEMQLIDLLGQSVLKLEMEPGSIFRTVEIPYDLDGIYLMELRSAAHVVSHKVIVR is encoded by the coding sequence ATGCCAGTGGCCACCGTACTCAGCGACACAGCATTTTGCCCTGGCGAGCAGCTTCAGATCGCATTTTCTCCGACAGGTACAGACACCTTCTCTCTGGCTTGGTCTTCGGGAAGTTGGCCGAGTTCTTCGAGCGACACATTAGTGGCCCCAGCTATAAATACCACACCGAACAGCAATACGAGCGTACTGAATACCTTAACTAACAACACCACTGGTTGCGACACAACTTCTACGATAAGCATACTAATTCATCCCCAACCATCTTTCGATACCATTACCTCCTTCGCTTGTGCAGGCGATACCTTAATTGTGTCCGGCATCTCAAATGCTAACATGGGTACTTACGCATGGGCCAGTTCGCCGCAACCTATCGCATTTGCCATCGCCAGCGACAGTGCGAGCATCATTAGCGCTAACAACTCCATGGATCCACTTCATCTGGTATTGCAAGGAGCCTGTTCGTTGGATACCTTGTTGATCAATATTCAGTTATTCCCCTTGCCGGTTGCGTTAATAACTAATACCAGCGATTTCCTTGATGGGCAGGTTAGCTATTGCAATGGTCAGCAATTGGTATTGAGCTGTGCAGATACGAATGCTGTCTGGACAGCGCTGGACACCGCCTTTTTGGAGCCGGACATGGCTCTTGGTGATTCATACGAACCCATGATCACTAGCACTGGAACCCATGAAATAGTGCTCACCGTTAGCCGGGATTCAAGTGGGGTAGTCTGCAAAGCGGATACTATGCTTACTGTGCATGCTTCACGCTCGTTGTGCAAGATCAGTTCATTGTACCAGTTCCCTGGCTATATTTTCATTGCTTCGTTGGATACCACTTTCAATGGCAATACACCGTTCTTCCAGTGGTTCAACGCGAATGACCCCTTAACTCTGGACACACTTGCTAGTGTTGGCAATGCGGCGGTTGCGATAATACCAGAAGCGCTGGCAGATAGCGTGATCCGCGTATTCGGATCCTACTATGGCGAAGGTCTCTGTGAGTGTAGTTCCGAGAGGTTGAACACAAAAGCGTTCTTTGGTCATGTGAACGAATTGAAGGTATACCCGAATCCGGTCGTAGAGGGCAATGTTAATATGATCATGCCGAGTTATTTTAGGGACCAGCATGTGGAAATGCAACTGATCGATCTGCTCGGACAGAGCGTGCTGAAATTGGAAATGGAACCGGGTAGCATCTTCCGAACAGTTGAAATACCCTATGATCTGGATGGAATTTACCTGATGGAACTGCGCTCTGCAGCCCATGTAGTGAGCCATAAAGTGATCGTGCGATGA